One region of Priestia megaterium genomic DNA includes:
- a CDS encoding DUF948 domain-containing protein gives MVIILYLSAAIVAIAIFYLVVSVSKTLKSVQHTLNSVAGTLDGVEKQMTGITAETTALLHKTNLLAEDIQRKSEALNTVVDSVKGVGDSIQDLNKSIKSVSSSVSEKVEENKETVAQVVQWSNVALDVWERIKLRKQKKIDAEPVPVEVKEKAVQRSRSFS, from the coding sequence ATGGTTATTATTCTTTATTTAAGCGCTGCTATTGTTGCCATTGCGATTTTTTACCTGGTGGTTTCCGTGTCAAAAACATTGAAATCCGTTCAGCACACATTAAATTCAGTGGCAGGTACTTTAGACGGTGTAGAAAAGCAAATGACAGGAATCACAGCTGAAACAACTGCACTTTTACATAAGACTAATCTGTTAGCTGAAGATATTCAGCGTAAATCCGAAGCGCTGAACACAGTCGTGGATTCTGTTAAAGGCGTAGGTGACTCAATCCAAGACCTAAATAAGTCGATTAAAAGCGTATCATCAAGCGTTTCAGAGAAAGTAGAAGAAAATAAAGAAACTGTTGCTCAAGTCGTTCAATGGAGCAATGTTGCATTAGACGTATGGGAACGTATAAAATTAAGAAAACAGAAAAAAATTGACGCGGAGCCTGTACCTGTTGAAGTAAAAGAAAAAGCGGTTCAACGCTCACGCTCATTTTCATAA